In Gammaproteobacteria bacterium, a single genomic region encodes these proteins:
- the pmbA gene encoding metalloprotease PmbA, with product MSQLQTTQRGLDDLKSLAAQALEEAKHQGASSVEVDVSVDSGLSVTARMGDVETLEHHKDQGLGVTIYLGTRKGSSSTSDLRPEVMRETVEAACRIARYTAEDECAGLADPDLISRDYPDLDLDHPWELTPEQAVELAIACEAAARAVDRRISNSEGASVSRLRGMSVYGNSHGFIGGYRGTRHSMSCAVIGQQNGHMQRDYWYTVARESALLDSTQTVGRIAAERTLRRLDSRQLSTRQVPVIFEASVARSLLGHFISAISGGALYRKASFLLDQVGKPVFPEFVHIHEQPHLKGAMGSAPFDNEGVATKSRDLISGGVLQGYVLAGYSARRLGLQSTGNAGGVHNLIIEPGAHDLLGLMAEMGDGLLVTELIGHGVNPVTGDYSRGATGFWIENGEIQYPVEEITIAGNLQEMFKHIQAVGNDMDKRGNIRSGSILIERMTIAGA from the coding sequence ATGAGCCAGCTTCAAACCACGCAACGCGGCCTTGACGACCTCAAAAGCCTGGCCGCGCAGGCGCTCGAAGAAGCTAAACACCAGGGCGCCAGTAGCGTCGAGGTGGACGTGAGCGTGGATTCCGGCTTGTCCGTGACTGCGCGCATGGGCGACGTTGAGACCCTGGAACATCACAAGGATCAGGGCCTGGGTGTCACCATTTATCTCGGCACCCGCAAGGGTTCCAGCAGTACCTCGGACCTGCGGCCGGAGGTCATGCGGGAGACCGTGGAAGCCGCCTGCCGCATCGCGCGTTACACCGCCGAAGACGAGTGCGCGGGACTTGCCGACCCCGACCTCATCAGCCGCGATTATCCCGATCTGGACCTGGACCATCCATGGGAATTGACCCCCGAGCAGGCGGTGGAGCTGGCGATAGCCTGCGAGGCAGCGGCGCGCGCGGTGGACCGACGCATCTCCAATTCGGAAGGCGCGAGCGTCAGCCGGCTGCGCGGCATGTCCGTGTACGGCAACAGTCACGGCTTTATCGGCGGCTATCGCGGCACCCGCCATTCGATGAGCTGCGCGGTCATCGGCCAACAGAATGGTCACATGCAGCGCGACTACTGGTATACCGTGGCGCGCGAAAGCGCGTTACTGGATTCCACGCAAACCGTGGGCCGCATCGCCGCCGAGCGCACCCTGCGGCGGCTGGATTCCCGGCAGTTAAGCACTCGTCAGGTGCCGGTGATCTTCGAGGCCAGTGTCGCGCGCAGTCTGCTCGGACACTTCATCAGCGCGATTAGTGGCGGGGCCCTGTATCGCAAGGCGTCGTTTCTGCTCGATCAGGTCGGCAAGCCAGTGTTCCCGGAGTTCGTGCACATTCACGAGCAGCCGCATCTGAAAGGCGCGATGGGCAGCGCGCCGTTCGACAACGAAGGCGTGGCGACAAAGTCCCGCGATCTGATCAGTGGCGGCGTACTGCAGGGCTACGTACTCGCCGGCTATTCGGCGCGGCGACTGGGTTTGCAGAGCACGGGCAACGCCGGCGGCGTACACAATCTGATTATCGAACCGGGCGCACACGATCTGCTAGGGCTTATGGCGGAGATGGGCGATGGTCTGCTGGTGACCGAGCTGATCGGCCACGGCGTCAATCCGGTGACCGGCGATTACTCGCGCGGCGCGACTGGCTTCTGGATAGAGAACGGCGAGATTCAGTATCCGGTGGAAGAGATCACTATCGCCGGCAATCTCCAAGAGATGTTTAAGCACATCCAGGCCGTCGGCAACGACATGGACAAGCGCGGCAATATCCGAAGCGGGTCCATTCTGATCGAGCGCATGACTATCGCCGGCGCCTGA